Proteins from a genomic interval of Mesobacillus sp. S13:
- a CDS encoding rod shape-determining protein: MFGIGTRDLGIDLGTANTLVYVKGKGIVLREPSVVALQTDTKNIVAVGNDAKNMIGRTPGNVVALRPMKDGVIADYETTATMMKYYIKQATKNKGWFAGKPYVMVCVPSGITAVEERAVIDATRQAGARDAFTIEEPFAAAIGANLPVWEPTGSMVVDIGGGTTEVAIISLGGIVTSQSVRIAGDEMDDAIINYIRKTYNLMIGERTAEAIKMEVGSAGDSEGIENMEIRGRDLLTGLPKTIEITAEEIAKALRDTVYAIVDAVKLTLEKTPPELASDIMDRGIVLTGGGALLRNLDKVISEETKMPVLIAEDPLDCVAIGTGKALDHIDLFKTKAKESR; the protein is encoded by the coding sequence ATGTTTGGGATTGGTACAAGAGACCTTGGAATCGACCTTGGTACTGCTAATACACTTGTTTATGTTAAAGGAAAAGGAATCGTTTTAAGAGAGCCTTCGGTTGTGGCCCTTCAAACGGATACAAAAAATATCGTTGCAGTCGGTAATGACGCAAAGAACATGATCGGACGTACACCTGGGAATGTCGTAGCATTACGACCAATGAAGGATGGCGTCATCGCTGATTACGAGACAACAGCGACAATGATGAAATACTACATCAAACAGGCTACGAAGAATAAGGGCTGGTTTGCTGGCAAGCCGTATGTCATGGTATGTGTTCCATCCGGAATCACTGCGGTTGAAGAGCGTGCGGTTATCGATGCGACTCGCCAGGCAGGCGCTAGGGATGCCTTTACGATTGAGGAGCCATTTGCTGCGGCAATCGGAGCAAACCTTCCTGTATGGGAACCAACTGGTAGCATGGTTGTCGACATTGGTGGCGGAACGACAGAAGTCGCGATCATTTCACTTGGGGGAATTGTAACATCTCAATCTGTTCGCATCGCTGGTGATGAAATGGATGACGCAATCATCAATTATATTCGTAAAACGTACAATCTGATGATTGGTGAGAGAACGGCTGAAGCGATTAAAATGGAAGTCGGTTCTGCAGGAGACTCTGAAGGCATTGAAAATATGGAAATCCGTGGCCGTGACTTGCTGACAGGACTGCCAAAGACAATTGAAATCACCGCTGAAGAAATTGCTAAAGCATTGCGTGACACAGTATACGCCATTGTCGATGCAGTCAAGCTCACACTGGAAAAAACACCACCGGAACTTGCTTCTGATATCATGGACCGTGGTATTGTCCTTACTGGCGGAGGCGCTTTGCTGCGTAATTTGGACAAGGTCATCAGTGAAGAAACAAAAATGCCCGTCTTGATTGCCGAAGATCCGCTGGACTGTGTTGCAATTGGAACAGGAAAGGCATTGGATCATATCGATTTATTCAAAACAAAAGCAAAAGAATCAAGGTAA
- the radC gene encoding RadC family protein — protein MIRDYPQNERPRERFVQNGPQSLSNHELLALLLGTGSREESVLQLANRMLSQFEGLRLLKDATLEELTQIKGIGKAKAIHVLAAVEIGRRIANHTLDERYVIRSPEDGAKYLMNDMRFLTQEHFVCLYLNTKNQVIHRQTIFIGSLNASIVHPREVFKEAVRRSAASVICVHNHPSGDPTPSREDIEVTKRLAESGKIVGIELLDHLIIGENKYVSLKEKGYV, from the coding sequence ATGATTAGAGATTATCCGCAAAATGAGCGGCCGCGGGAACGATTTGTCCAAAATGGTCCCCAGAGCCTCTCCAATCATGAATTGCTTGCCCTCCTGTTAGGAACAGGATCACGGGAGGAGTCAGTTCTCCAGCTTGCAAACCGAATGCTTTCCCAGTTTGAGGGCCTCCGGCTCCTTAAAGATGCAACCTTGGAAGAGTTGACACAAATCAAAGGGATCGGAAAAGCAAAAGCGATCCATGTCCTCGCGGCTGTTGAAATCGGCAGGCGCATCGCCAACCATACCCTAGATGAACGCTATGTGATTCGCTCACCGGAAGACGGAGCGAAATATTTAATGAATGATATGCGCTTCCTGACACAGGAGCATTTTGTCTGCCTGTACTTGAATACGAAAAATCAGGTGATTCACAGGCAGACGATTTTCATTGGCAGCCTTAACGCTTCGATCGTCCATCCACGAGAGGTGTTCAAGGAAGCTGTCCGGAGATCGGCAGCATCAGTCATTTGCGTCCACAATCATCCGTCCGGTGATCCGACTCCGAGCAGGGAAGATATTGAAGTCACCAAGCGGCTTGCCGAGTCCGGGAAGATAGTCGGAATTGAATTGCTAGATCATTTGATCATTGGGGAAAATAAATATGTTAGTTTGAAGGAAAAAGGGTATGTATGA